Proteins encoded within one genomic window of Bacillus sp. 1NLA3E:
- the shc gene encoding squalene--hopene cyclase — protein MKKLNVEKEIQRLIDIFRKDQSFDGSWAYPFETGVATDSYMIILLRTLEIDDEELIQELAERLLSKQEKNGAWKLFHDEGDGNITSTTEAYYSLLYSGYYQETDDRIQAAKRFILARGGLDNIHQLAKIMLALTGQYKWPTFFPLPVELMLLPVTFPLNFFSFSVYGRANLSPIMILANKKFKIRTEKSPDLSDLLLGRMDDNFGWNRSQEWRSLHSAIYQGVKSLIGLPERLHKQAILSAKQYMLDRIEPDGTFYSYFSSTFLMIFALLALGHRKDDPIIVKAVDGLKAMKTKINGHTHIQYTTANVWNTSLISYALQETGLSPSDSMVEKANDYLLSRQQNKYGDWRIHAPNGLPGGWGFSDVNTINPDVDDTTATLRAIARKVKVDARYRIAWGKGIQWLVPMQNDDGGWSAFERNINQNWLKWLPIKKVEFFLSDPSTADLTGRTLEFFGSYTKLTKNSPMINKGLESLLQQQEENGSWYGRWGICYLYGTWAAVTGLKAIGVSSKHHSIKKAMKWLESVQNSDGGWGESCKSDNNGNFVPLGTSTLTDTAWALDALIAASSQPTTNIQAGIQYLLQNIEKDDWTTSYPAGQGMAGGFYIHYHSYRYIFPLITLAHYQKRFKIEQ, from the coding sequence TTGAAGAAATTAAATGTAGAAAAAGAGATTCAAAGGTTAATTGACATTTTCCGAAAAGATCAATCGTTCGATGGATCTTGGGCTTACCCATTTGAAACAGGGGTCGCAACAGACTCCTATATGATTATCTTATTAAGAACATTGGAGATAGATGACGAGGAATTAATCCAGGAACTTGCTGAAAGACTATTAAGTAAACAAGAGAAAAATGGAGCCTGGAAGCTTTTTCATGATGAAGGAGACGGAAATATCACTTCAACTACAGAAGCGTATTATAGCCTCCTATATTCAGGTTATTATCAAGAAACTGATGATAGGATCCAGGCAGCCAAGCGATTTATTTTAGCAAGGGGTGGGTTAGACAATATCCATCAGCTAGCAAAGATTATGCTTGCCTTAACCGGGCAATATAAATGGCCCACTTTTTTTCCACTTCCTGTAGAACTCATGCTACTCCCAGTTACTTTTCCATTAAATTTCTTTAGCTTTTCTGTATATGGGAGAGCCAATCTCAGTCCAATTATGATTTTGGCTAATAAAAAGTTTAAGATTCGGACAGAAAAGAGCCCTGATCTTTCTGATCTATTACTCGGGAGAATGGATGATAATTTTGGTTGGAATCGTTCACAGGAGTGGCGGTCGTTACATTCCGCCATTTATCAGGGGGTGAAAAGCTTGATTGGATTACCCGAGCGTCTTCATAAACAAGCCATTCTAAGTGCAAAACAATATATGCTCGACCGAATTGAGCCTGATGGGACTTTTTATAGTTATTTTAGTTCAACCTTTCTGATGATTTTTGCCTTACTAGCTCTCGGCCATAGAAAAGATGATCCAATCATTGTGAAAGCCGTAGATGGATTAAAAGCAATGAAAACGAAAATAAACGGACATACTCACATACAATATACGACCGCTAACGTTTGGAATACGTCTTTAATTAGCTACGCTTTACAGGAAACCGGTCTATCTCCTTCCGATTCGATGGTGGAAAAAGCAAACGATTATTTGCTGTCCCGTCAACAAAATAAATATGGTGATTGGAGGATTCATGCTCCAAATGGTTTGCCAGGTGGATGGGGTTTTTCTGATGTGAATACGATCAACCCTGATGTAGATGATACGACCGCCACATTAAGAGCGATAGCCAGAAAAGTTAAAGTGGATGCCCGCTATAGAATAGCTTGGGGTAAGGGAATTCAATGGCTGGTACCGATGCAAAACGATGATGGTGGATGGTCAGCATTTGAACGGAATATTAATCAAAATTGGCTTAAATGGTTGCCAATCAAAAAAGTAGAATTTTTCTTATCAGACCCTTCAACTGCAGATTTAACAGGGAGAACACTGGAGTTCTTTGGTTCCTATACGAAGCTAACCAAAAATAGTCCAATGATTAATAAGGGATTAGAATCGTTATTGCAACAACAGGAGGAAAATGGTTCGTGGTATGGGCGCTGGGGCATTTGTTACCTTTATGGTACGTGGGCAGCTGTTACCGGCCTGAAGGCAATTGGAGTCTCATCAAAACATCATTCGATAAAAAAGGCAATGAAATGGCTTGAAAGTGTCCAAAATTCTGATGGAGGCTGGGGCGAATCTTGTAAAAGTGATAATAATGGGAATTTTGTTCCTCTTGGCACAAGTACTCTCACTGATACTGCCTGGGCATTGGATGCCTTGATTGCCGCCTCATCTCAACCTACCACAAACATCCAAGCAGGTATCCAATATCTACTTCAAAATATTGAAAAGGATGATTGGACGACTTCCTATCCCGCAGGGCAAGGAATGGCAGGTGGTTTTTATATTCACTATCACAGCTACCGCTATATTTTTCCTCTGATTACGCTAGCTCACTATCAAAAAAGGTTCAAAATAGAACAATAA
- a CDS encoding xanthine dehydrogenase family protein molybdopterin-binding subunit has product MHVIGKSIIRKEAYEKVTGKAKYTNDFETIDMLHARLVTSPYAHAKIIDIDLKDALNIIGVRAIITGENLPLTGEDIRDRPPIAVDRVRYHGEVVAVVVADNLVSAKQGIDAIKVKYEPLPVVNSPTQALQSDAPLVHEHLGQYEKSEGIYPEPGTNIAHRTKIRKGDIHIGWNDSEVTIEEKFSIRPSDHVAMETRCSFAEIHSNGDVEITSSSQAPFMIKRLIADYFNLKTGKVIVHTPLVGGGYGGKAPVQLEILAYLASKAVNGRLVKLANIREDDMLTSPCHVGLDATIKLGCSRDGMLKVAEIVYLFDSGAYSDKAIDLSRAGAVDCIGPYRVDHIWCDSLCVYTNHPYPGPFRGFSHSEVLFCFERSMDILAKKLRMDPLELRSKNAIKPGDTTPTQFILNSSTVGNLPKCISRLKELFHWDEGQVFDLGNNKVRAKGISCIWKTSTIDPNAGSGAIITFNKDGSLNLMSGVVEIGTGTKTVLAQILAERLNMDVNKVHVQMEVDTRNTPEHWKTVASRGTFMAGRAVLEAAEDVIVQLKKISSTVLRVPIEDLEVADSKVFARDDPKISLDFVDIVYGYTYPNGNSIGGQIIGRGNYILTQMVNLDKETGTGRPGPEWTVCANGVEIELDKRDYTYKILKAISVVDIGKVLNYKGAVGQVIGGMSMGLSYAGRETFIFDREGRVLNPQLRTYRPIRFGEHPEYVADFVETPQIDAPYGARGVGEHGLIGMPAALGNSLSTALETSFHHLPLIPELLWRVKEGGGVVDYW; this is encoded by the coding sequence GTGCATGTAATTGGAAAAAGTATTATTCGAAAGGAAGCCTATGAAAAGGTAACCGGTAAAGCAAAATATACGAATGACTTTGAAACGATAGATATGCTGCATGCTAGGTTGGTTACTAGTCCTTATGCTCATGCCAAAATTATTGATATTGATTTAAAGGATGCTCTAAACATAATTGGTGTTCGGGCAATTATTACTGGCGAAAACCTACCGCTTACTGGTGAGGATATTCGTGATCGGCCGCCGATTGCCGTAGATCGAGTGAGATACCATGGAGAAGTAGTTGCAGTTGTTGTTGCTGATAATCTAGTAAGTGCCAAACAAGGAATCGATGCAATTAAAGTGAAATATGAGCCTTTGCCAGTTGTGAACTCTCCAACTCAAGCGTTACAAAGTGATGCTCCTCTTGTCCACGAACACCTAGGTCAATACGAAAAAAGTGAAGGAATCTACCCAGAACCGGGCACCAATATTGCCCATCGGACCAAAATCCGTAAAGGTGACATCCATATAGGGTGGAATGATAGTGAAGTGACAATCGAAGAAAAATTCTCTATTCGACCTTCAGACCACGTTGCAATGGAAACAAGGTGTTCTTTTGCCGAAATTCATAGTAACGGAGACGTGGAAATTACTTCCTCTTCTCAAGCCCCCTTCATGATAAAGCGATTGATTGCTGATTATTTTAACCTGAAGACTGGGAAAGTCATTGTACATACCCCTTTGGTTGGAGGGGGATATGGAGGGAAAGCTCCCGTTCAGTTAGAAATCCTTGCCTATCTTGCCTCAAAAGCTGTTAACGGAAGATTAGTGAAGTTGGCGAATATTAGGGAGGATGATATGCTGACGTCTCCTTGTCATGTTGGGCTTGATGCCACGATTAAGCTAGGATGTTCGAGGGATGGGATGTTAAAAGTAGCGGAGATTGTTTATTTATTTGATTCAGGAGCCTACTCTGATAAAGCGATTGACTTAAGTCGGGCTGGAGCTGTTGATTGTATCGGTCCATACCGGGTTGACCATATTTGGTGCGACTCCTTATGCGTCTATACGAACCATCCATACCCAGGCCCATTTAGGGGATTTAGTCATTCCGAAGTATTGTTTTGTTTTGAGCGATCGATGGATATATTGGCCAAAAAACTTAGGATGGATCCTCTGGAACTCCGCAGCAAAAACGCTATTAAACCAGGTGATACAACTCCAACTCAATTTATCTTGAATTCAAGTACTGTAGGAAATTTACCAAAATGCATTAGTAGATTAAAAGAATTATTTCATTGGGATGAAGGTCAAGTTTTTGATCTCGGCAATAACAAAGTAAGAGCAAAGGGGATTAGTTGCATATGGAAAACTTCAACGATTGACCCTAACGCAGGATCTGGTGCGATAATAACCTTCAATAAGGATGGGAGCCTCAATTTGATGTCGGGGGTTGTGGAAATCGGAACTGGAACAAAAACGGTTTTGGCGCAAATCTTAGCTGAAAGGCTGAATATGGATGTAAATAAAGTTCATGTTCAAATGGAAGTAGACACCCGAAACACTCCTGAGCACTGGAAAACAGTAGCTAGCCGCGGTACGTTTATGGCAGGAAGAGCGGTGTTGGAAGCTGCAGAGGACGTGATCGTTCAACTGAAAAAGATTTCCTCTACTGTTTTACGTGTGCCAATTGAGGATTTAGAGGTCGCTGATAGCAAAGTATTTGCAAGGGATGATCCAAAAATCAGCCTTGATTTTGTCGATATCGTATACGGTTACACCTATCCCAATGGGAATTCGATTGGGGGGCAAATAATTGGGCGGGGAAATTATATATTAACCCAAATGGTTAATCTTGATAAAGAAACTGGGACTGGAAGACCTGGGCCTGAATGGACTGTATGCGCTAACGGAGTCGAAATTGAATTAGACAAAAGGGATTATACTTATAAAATTCTTAAAGCGATTTCGGTGGTCGATATTGGGAAGGTTCTTAATTATAAAGGAGCAGTTGGTCAAGTAATTGGTGGGATGAGCATGGGGCTATCCTATGCGGGGAGGGAGACTTTTATTTTTGACAGAGAAGGGCGAGTATTAAATCCTCAATTAAGAACCTATCGTCCGATCCGTTTTGGCGAACACCCAGAGTATGTTGCCGATTTTGTTGAAACGCCACAAATTGATGCCCCATATGGCGCTCGAGGGGTTGGCGAACATGGATTAATCGGGATGCCTGCGGCACTTGGTAATAGCTTATCAACTGCTTTAGAAACGTCGTTTCACCATTTACCTCTCATTCCGGAATTACTTTGGCGGGTAAAGGAAGGAGGCGGGGTGGTTGATTACTGGTAG
- a CDS encoding NAD(P)-dependent oxidoreductase, which produces MRIGFIGTGVMGSRMVRKLLQAGYQVMVYNRSPEKAKALSGLGALRKEDIASLARKSDVICTCLPMPKDVSDVYLGSDGVLENAKPHTICLDFTTVGTETSRAIFSKALEKGIGYLDAPVSGGPEGVDQGTLTIMVGGGMSAFLKIVPILEVLGEKIEYLGPSGSGSTAKLINQYLVAVHSIAASEAMVAGTALGLDSEQLYRLLKVSYGDSRILRRHMNQFVLDREFEPGGAMKYLHKDVALANNLFEQAGLKQFLGRIAEQSFAGAMEQGLSENDMSAIIKPLEKECNVVVSRRGFN; this is translated from the coding sequence ATGAGAATTGGGTTTATTGGAACAGGAGTAATGGGGAGCAGAATGGTGCGGAAATTGCTACAAGCAGGATACCAGGTGATGGTCTATAATCGATCCCCAGAAAAGGCCAAGGCCCTGTCAGGACTAGGTGCCCTCAGAAAAGAGGATATTGCCTCTTTAGCACGTAAATCAGATGTAATTTGTACGTGCCTACCAATGCCAAAAGATGTATCCGATGTCTATTTAGGATCCGATGGTGTGCTAGAAAATGCAAAACCACATACTATTTGCCTAGACTTTACTACGGTAGGAACTGAAACGAGTCGAGCAATTTTTTCAAAAGCATTGGAAAAAGGGATCGGTTATTTGGATGCCCCAGTTAGCGGTGGACCTGAAGGTGTTGATCAAGGAACGCTAACAATCATGGTAGGCGGTGGAATGTCAGCATTTTTGAAAATCGTTCCAATTCTCGAGGTTCTTGGGGAAAAAATCGAATATTTAGGGCCGAGTGGGTCTGGGAGCACAGCAAAATTGATCAATCAGTACCTTGTCGCTGTGCATTCTATCGCCGCTTCAGAAGCTATGGTAGCAGGGACTGCCTTAGGTCTTGATTCCGAACAGCTTTACCGGCTACTAAAAGTAAGCTATGGTGATAGTCGAATATTAAGACGGCATATGAATCAGTTTGTCCTTGACCGGGAGTTTGAACCTGGAGGAGCAATGAAATATTTGCATAAAGATGTCGCACTAGCCAATAACCTATTTGAACAAGCTGGTCTGAAACAGTTTTTAGGACGTATTGCTGAACAATCATTTGCTGGGGCAATGGAACAGGGGTTGTCAGAGAATGATATGTCTGCGATTATTAAACCACTGGAAAAAGAATGCAACGTGGTTGTTAGTAGAAGAGGGTTTAATTAA
- a CDS encoding FAD binding domain-containing protein, which translates to MITGRIDYYKPTTMHEALQLYNSIKNKQPIYYSGGTEIITLGRLNLVQTGGLIDIKGISECDIFEIQDDFLITGAAIPLTEVEEKNFFPLLSCASSEIADRTARNKITIGGNICGRIYYREAILPFLLADSLVIIAGPNGLKSVSIHSVFDQSLQLQEGEFLVQILTETQYLHLPFICIKKRQQWETGYPLVTVACLKKGDELRFAFSGVCPFPFRTQEVETELNNRGLPYSTRVKNALEKFPSPILNDVEGSKEYRLFVLKNILNDILMTMEGE; encoded by the coding sequence TTGATTACTGGTAGAATCGATTATTATAAACCAACGACCATGCACGAGGCACTCCAGTTATATAATTCGATAAAAAACAAACAGCCTATTTATTATTCGGGAGGAACCGAAATTATCACTCTCGGTAGGTTAAATTTAGTTCAAACGGGTGGCTTAATTGACATTAAGGGAATTTCAGAATGTGATATTTTTGAAATACAGGACGATTTCTTAATTACAGGAGCAGCAATCCCCTTAACTGAAGTGGAGGAAAAAAACTTTTTCCCCCTACTTTCATGTGCTTCGAGTGAAATTGCTGACCGAACAGCCAGAAATAAGATCACAATTGGGGGGAATATTTGTGGGCGAATTTATTATCGTGAAGCAATTTTACCCTTCCTATTAGCAGACAGTCTAGTGATAATTGCAGGTCCTAATGGTTTAAAATCGGTTTCGATTCATTCAGTATTTGACCAATCCCTTCAATTACAGGAAGGGGAGTTTCTTGTTCAAATCTTAACAGAAACTCAATATTTGCACTTGCCTTTTATCTGTATAAAGAAGCGTCAACAGTGGGAAACAGGATATCCACTTGTAACAGTTGCCTGTTTGAAAAAGGGAGATGAACTTAGATTTGCCTTTAGTGGAGTATGTCCTTTTCCATTTCGTACACAGGAGGTTGAAACAGAATTAAATAATCGAGGGCTGCCGTATTCTACTAGAGTCAAAAATGCACTAGAAAAATTCCCATCACCTATCCTCAATGATGTAGAAGGTTCTAAAGAGTACCGATTATTTGTCCTGAAAAATATATTGAATGACATCCTTATGACTATGGAGGGGGAATAA
- a CDS encoding DUF2515 domain-containing protein — protein sequence MPFQALNLSSEEQKLIQRINIQTSLLNKNNVTRTKAYLDFYQAHPEIHWAFLGHMVSRNGGWNMTDLRGDLLSGLLTKNEKKSYFAFLERGNWLIFQDAYPQFLLYEESLARKKSLFYLLTHFQVSTFMETIWNHFFLHQDRFILTVALIINEQSYLEKRVVQHPVYKKEVFDTLEFKLQDLFSFTHILFPYRKGGKVRLVGQVLRHFDSVNERIKLGKRLYSLLFQNKFQLHHCQKWANSQPHTGSRQDYWPHLFHHVKEGVPSKGYQLRLYSCRIKPGAARFFSPELLFTWKDVAHPAAEAGDWFHDWQVIDYFKKKDQDENVDGEIENEYCKAIENLELANMAKKALSILE from the coding sequence ATGCCATTTCAAGCACTAAACCTTTCGAGCGAAGAACAGAAGCTAATCCAACGTATTAACATCCAAACAAGCCTCCTGAATAAAAATAATGTGACAAGAACGAAGGCATACCTAGATTTTTATCAAGCCCATCCCGAAATACATTGGGCATTTTTGGGTCATATGGTATCAAGAAATGGCGGCTGGAACATGACGGATTTGCGAGGAGATCTGCTTTCTGGGTTATTGACGAAGAACGAGAAGAAATCGTATTTTGCCTTTTTAGAAAGAGGGAATTGGTTAATTTTTCAAGATGCTTATCCGCAATTTTTGCTTTATGAAGAGAGTCTGGCGAGAAAAAAATCGTTGTTTTACCTTTTAACCCATTTTCAAGTATCAACTTTTATGGAAACAATTTGGAATCATTTTTTCCTTCATCAGGATCGCTTTATTTTAACGGTGGCTTTGATTATTAACGAACAAAGTTATTTAGAGAAAAGGGTGGTCCAGCACCCTGTTTATAAAAAAGAGGTATTTGATACACTCGAATTTAAGCTTCAAGACCTTTTCTCCTTCACGCATATCCTTTTTCCATATAGGAAGGGAGGTAAGGTTCGTTTAGTCGGTCAAGTGCTTAGACATTTTGATAGTGTGAATGAACGGATAAAATTGGGGAAACGCCTCTATTCGTTACTTTTTCAAAATAAGTTTCAGCTACATCACTGCCAAAAATGGGCGAATTCGCAGCCACATACAGGATCCCGACAAGACTATTGGCCACATCTCTTTCATCATGTGAAGGAAGGCGTACCAAGTAAGGGGTATCAATTACGGCTATATTCTTGCCGAATTAAACCGGGTGCAGCAAGGTTCTTTAGCCCTGAACTACTATTTACTTGGAAGGACGTAGCCCATCCCGCAGCTGAAGCGGGTGATTGGTTTCATGATTGGCAGGTAATTGATTATTTCAAAAAAAAAGATCAGGATGAAAACGTTGACGGGGAGATTGAAAATGAATATTGTAAAGCAATTGAAAATCTTGAACTGGCGAACATGGCGAAAAAGGCACTTTCAATATTGGAATAA
- a CDS encoding YpbS family protein has product MSVHKAISKHVNGQNQILNDFVLLEQQREAYIDEACTLCKQGQPFSTEKINEVTKKMNKLSNKIENLPERLYVSVPMVQEFVSKLSQK; this is encoded by the coding sequence ATGAGTGTACATAAAGCGATATCGAAACACGTGAATGGACAAAATCAAATACTTAACGATTTTGTACTATTAGAACAACAACGTGAGGCTTATATTGATGAGGCATGCACATTATGTAAACAGGGACAGCCTTTTTCAACAGAAAAAATTAATGAAGTGACAAAGAAAATGAATAAATTATCCAATAAAATCGAAAACTTGCCTGAACGCCTTTATGTTTCCGTTCCAATGGTGCAGGAATTTGTCAGCAAGCTTAGCCAAAAATAG
- a CDS encoding uroporphyrinogen-III synthase, whose amino-acid sequence MGKGLTGKRIVIAGTRKTDEITALIEKQGGSAVVRPLQGTVFLAEKEVEPDLRKFVHDGADWVILTTGIGTDTLIDLAAKMGIQDRFLKIINEAKIASRGYKTLAVIKRLGITPVAVDDDGTNRGLVRALEKIDFTGKRVMVQLHGEAAPALIRFLEKKGAVVQQILPYQHTPPQVETVEQLCQELLHNEVDAVCFTTAIQVKSLFDYARDNGYINEIVNAFNTNTVAVAVGKITAEAIREEGIERLVAPEIERMGAMVIALSHYYEEEAKVK is encoded by the coding sequence ATGGGAAAAGGTTTAACTGGGAAAAGAATTGTCATTGCTGGCACAAGGAAAACGGATGAAATTACAGCATTAATTGAGAAACAAGGGGGATCTGCTGTCGTTCGACCTTTACAGGGAACCGTATTTTTGGCAGAAAAAGAGGTAGAACCAGATCTGCGAAAGTTTGTTCACGATGGAGCAGATTGGGTTATTTTAACAACAGGTATTGGAACCGATACCCTGATCGACCTTGCTGCTAAAATGGGTATTCAAGATAGATTTTTGAAAATTATTAATGAAGCAAAAATTGCTTCGCGGGGCTATAAAACATTAGCCGTTATCAAGCGATTAGGAATTACGCCTGTTGCTGTTGATGACGATGGTACCAATAGAGGGCTTGTTCGAGCTCTAGAGAAGATTGATTTTACAGGAAAAAGAGTCATGGTACAGCTTCATGGAGAAGCGGCTCCAGCTTTAATCCGTTTTCTAGAAAAGAAGGGTGCGGTAGTGCAACAAATATTACCCTATCAACATACTCCCCCTCAAGTGGAAACAGTCGAACAATTATGCCAAGAGCTCCTACATAACGAGGTAGATGCTGTTTGTTTTACAACGGCTATTCAAGTGAAATCACTGTTTGATTATGCAAGAGATAATGGATACATAAATGAAATTGTAAACGCCTTTAATACCAACACGGTTGCTGTTGCGGTTGGGAAAATTACCGCAGAGGCGATTAGAGAGGAAGGAATCGAGAGGTTAGTTGCTCCTGAGATAGAACGGATGGGTGCAATGGTTATTGCATTGTCTCACTATTATGAGGAAGAGGCTAAAGTCAAATAA
- a CDS encoding flavodoxin domain-containing protein: MTNLIVYCSSHGTTAKAAQLLGESLVGKVELVDLSKHKNPDLTPYDAVIIGGSIHAGMIQRKLKKFITMNHDTLLTKKTGFFLCCFREGAEAKTQFETAFPQDLRTQAVSDGIFGGEFIFSNMNFFEKQIIKKVAGVSSDQSNLDITAIKEFADRFNHAS, translated from the coding sequence GTGACTAATCTTATAGTCTATTGCTCGTCGCATGGAACTACAGCAAAAGCTGCGCAGTTATTAGGTGAGAGCCTCGTTGGTAAGGTCGAATTGGTTGATTTAAGCAAGCATAAAAACCCAGATTTAACACCTTACGATGCGGTGATCATTGGCGGTTCAATCCATGCGGGAATGATACAGCGAAAGTTGAAAAAATTTATTACCATGAATCACGATACTTTATTAACCAAAAAAACCGGGTTCTTTCTTTGTTGTTTCCGCGAGGGTGCTGAAGCAAAAACCCAGTTTGAAACTGCCTTCCCACAGGATTTACGCACTCAAGCAGTTTCAGATGGCATATTTGGAGGGGAGTTCATTTTTTCAAATATGAACTTCTTTGAAAAGCAAATTATTAAAAAGGTTGCTGGTGTATCCTCTGACCAATCTAATTTAGATATTACTGCTATTAAGGAGTTTGCCGACAGGTTTAATCATGCTTCTTAA
- a CDS encoding CBO0543 family protein: MNIVKQLKILNWRTWRKRHFQYWNKKFAEVFPTIILGTLIGTYLDLYFVGKQFYSFPARPMPEIFTVNVLLTLLGLPIFILFFLFMAKRLTVWGRAGFILILSLFGSILEKLAEEMGLFVHSIHWKHFYTFWGYFIYMVVLLSFHLLTKSRDESK, encoded by the coding sequence ATGAATATTGTAAAGCAATTGAAAATCTTGAACTGGCGAACATGGCGAAAAAGGCACTTTCAATATTGGAATAAGAAATTTGCAGAGGTTTTTCCGACCATCATATTAGGAACTTTGATTGGTACGTATTTGGACCTTTATTTTGTAGGGAAGCAATTCTATTCTTTTCCAGCGAGGCCAATGCCTGAAATTTTCACAGTGAATGTTTTATTAACTTTGCTCGGTTTACCGATCTTTATTTTATTTTTTCTATTTATGGCAAAAAGATTGACTGTTTGGGGGAGAGCGGGGTTTATTTTGATATTAAGTCTGTTTGGGTCCATTTTAGAAAAGTTAGCGGAAGAAATGGGGTTATTTGTTCATTCCATTCACTGGAAACATTTTTATACCTTTTGGGGGTATTTCATTTACATGGTGGTCCTATTATCTTTCCACCTGCTTACAAAAAGTAGGGATGAATCGAAGTGA